A single window of Rana temporaria chromosome 1, aRanTem1.1, whole genome shotgun sequence DNA harbors:
- the LOC120929203 gene encoding proteinase-activated receptor 3-like yields MKTLLVLILFSESTFCVINNSSNVSENETGKAIIRTFRASFFQPFEPFPDITDDQEQPTTSNGQKAASEKQTIVNNSTLKYLRSSTSTKLIPSIYIIVILIGIPANTLILWMLFSKTRTVCTAIFYTNLAISDLLFCLMLPFKAAYHLNGNNWIFGEAMCRVVTICFYGNMYCSILLLMCISVSRYVAIVHPFIYRSLPKRTCAIFLCCYVWITVLMFMMPFFTKQQTYNLKELQLISCNDIYKTSADKFQFYYFISLAVFGYLVPFTMIIFCYFSIIRTLGTQDPKLFMYLKITILLLLIFALCFTPSNIILILHQVNYYYNYKDELYGSYLVALCFSSLNSCLDPFLYFLMSEITKLSKNHSEINKVSNHTQMTLLGS; encoded by the coding sequence ACAATTCTTCAAACGTTTCAGAGAATGAGACAGGCAAAGCAATAATAAGGACTTTTCGAGCAAGTTTTTTCCAACCTTTCGAACCATTTCCTGATATTACCGATGATCAAGAGCAGCCAACAACATCCAATGGCCAGAAAGCTGCGTCAGAGAAGCAGACAATTGTCAACAATTCAACTTTGAAATATTTAAGAAGCTCTACAAGTACAAAGCTGATACCATCCATATACATCATAGTCATACTTATTGGTATTCCTGCTAACACACTCATCTTATGGATGCTGTTTTCAAAGACCAGAACTGTGTGCACCGCAATATTTTACACCAACTTGGCCATATCCGATTTACTTTTCTGCCTCATGCTGCCCTTTAAAGCGGCATATCACCTAAATGGGAACAACTGGATATTCGGTGAGGCGATGTGCCGTGTTGTGACTATATGCTTCTATGGGAACATGTATTGCTCAATTCTTCTTCTCATGTGCATTAGTGTGAGCCGCTATGTTGCCATTGTCCACCCCTTCATATACCGGAGTTTACCTAAGCGGACTTGCGCCATTTTCCTGTGTTGCTACGTGTGGATTACTGTCCTTATGTTCATGATGCCATTTTTCACAAAGCAGCAGACATATAACTTGAAGGAACTTCAGCTTATATCATGCAATGACATATATAAAACTTCTGCTGACAAATTTCAGTTCTATTACTTTATATCACTTGCTGTGTTTGGGTATCTCGTTCCTTTCACCATGATAATTTTCTGTTACTTCTCCATCATAAGGACTCTGGGGACCCAAGACCCAAAACTATTCATGTACCTTAAAATAACCATCCTGCTTCTGCTTATATTCGCCTTGTGCTTTACACCCAGTAATATCATTCTCATTCTTCACCAGGTCAATTATTACTACAATTACAAGGATGAACTTTATGGAAGCTATCTCGTAGCATTGTGTTTCAGCAGTTTGAACAGTTGCCTAGATCCTTTTCTCTATTTCCTTATGTCTGAAATAACAAAACTATCCAAAAACCACTCTGAAATTAATAAGGTGTCTAATCACACACAGATGACACTTTTGGGATCGTGA
- the MRPS36 gene encoding 28S ribosomal protein S36, mitochondrial: MGSKMAAASRVVQVVKPHVPAIRFPDRKSSPKPNVQEALKSLIYPFTTPVTAQQATSENPPGISNPAPVRRVVTTPDTNDLLKSLPQKYRRKPVSNEEMEYIQRGGPE, encoded by the exons AtgggaagcaagatggcggcggccagCAGGGTCGTCCAG gtggTTAAGCCGCATGTTCCAGCAATACGATTCCCAGACAGGAAGAGTAGTCCAAAACCTAATG TGCAAGAAGCTTTGAAGTCTTTGATTTATCCGTTCACTACTCCAGTCACAGCTCAACAAGCTACGAGTGAAAATCCTCCAGGAATTTCTAATCCTGCACCTGTCCGCCGAGTAGTGACAACCCCAGACACTAATGACTTATTGAAATCACTTCCTCAGAAGTACAGGAGAAAACCTGTGTCCAATGAAGAAATGGAGTATATACAA CGTGGGGGTCCTGAATGA